Proteins from one Gemmatimonadaceae bacterium genomic window:
- a CDS encoding amidohydrolase, producing the protein MNRPRESAAGTPTLAVVNARVWTGDRRRPWADAVVVSGERIAFVGSSAEARKMLRPAAEVVDARAMMLVPGFIDAHIHFLEGGVGLASVQLRDARTREEFVRRVAEFARTIPAGAWITNGDWDHEWWGGELPTREWIDAVTPNNPVWLSRLDHHMSLANSVTLRLAGVSRDTADVEGGAIVRDAAGDATGILKDNAEGIIDRIIPPRTAEEAQRALDAAMRYVATNGVTSVHHMGTWDDLAVFERAHERGVLRTRIYAAVPLSTWERLRDVVAQRGRGDEWLRIGALKGFVDGSLGSHTAAMLDPYDDAPGDVGLLVNTIDDLYHWTSSADRAELHPIIHAIGDRAVRTLLDIYERVSRENGARDRRLRMEHAQHVAPSDFARFGGIGVIASVQPYHAIDDGRWAERVIGATRARTTYAFRSLIDAGARLACGSDWPVAPATPLEGIYAAATRRTLDGANPGGWYPEQRITVEEALRGYTVDAAYASYDEGNKGALARGMLADFALIDRDLTRTAPEEIAEARIVMTVVGGRVVYDAR; encoded by the coding sequence ATGAATCGCCCACGCGAATCGGCCGCCGGGACGCCGACGCTCGCCGTCGTGAACGCTCGCGTGTGGACGGGCGATCGCCGGCGTCCGTGGGCCGACGCCGTCGTGGTATCGGGCGAGCGCATCGCCTTCGTCGGGTCGAGTGCCGAAGCGCGCAAGATGCTGCGTCCTGCGGCGGAGGTTGTCGATGCGCGCGCGATGATGCTCGTTCCCGGATTCATCGACGCGCACATTCATTTTCTCGAGGGCGGTGTCGGCCTCGCGTCGGTGCAGCTGCGCGACGCAAGGACGCGCGAGGAATTCGTTCGGCGCGTCGCGGAATTTGCGCGAACGATTCCCGCTGGGGCGTGGATCACGAACGGCGACTGGGATCACGAATGGTGGGGCGGTGAGCTGCCGACGCGCGAGTGGATCGATGCGGTGACACCAAACAATCCCGTGTGGCTCAGCCGCCTCGACCATCACATGTCGCTCGCGAACAGTGTGACGCTACGTCTGGCAGGCGTATCGCGCGACACGGCGGACGTAGAGGGCGGCGCCATCGTGCGCGATGCGGCGGGCGACGCGACGGGCATTCTGAAGGACAACGCCGAGGGGATCATCGATCGCATCATCCCGCCGCGGACGGCAGAGGAGGCACAACGCGCGCTCGATGCCGCGATGCGCTACGTCGCGACGAACGGCGTGACGTCGGTGCATCACATGGGCACGTGGGACGATCTGGCCGTCTTCGAGCGCGCGCACGAACGCGGCGTGCTGCGAACGCGCATTTATGCCGCGGTGCCGCTGTCGACGTGGGAACGATTGCGCGACGTCGTCGCGCAGCGTGGACGTGGCGACGAATGGCTCCGCATCGGGGCGCTCAAGGGCTTTGTCGACGGATCGCTCGGCTCACATACCGCGGCAATGCTCGATCCGTACGACGACGCTCCGGGCGACGTCGGGCTTCTCGTGAACACGATCGATGATTTGTATCACTGGACGTCGAGCGCCGATCGCGCCGAGCTGCATCCCATCATTCATGCGATCGGCGACCGTGCGGTGCGGACGCTGCTCGACATCTACGAGCGCGTTTCGCGCGAGAATGGCGCGCGCGACCGGCGGCTGCGAATGGAGCATGCCCAGCACGTCGCGCCGTCTGATTTCGCGCGCTTTGGCGGGATCGGCGTCATCGCGAGCGTGCAGCCGTATCATGCGATCGACGATGGGCGTTGGGCCGAACGGGTGATTGGCGCGACGCGTGCGCGGACGACGTATGCGTTCCGGTCGCTGATCGATGCCGGTGCGCGCCTCGCGTGCGGCAGCGATTGGCCCGTCGCGCCGGCGACGCCGCTCGAAGGGATTTACGCCGCCGCCACGCGGCGTACACTCGACGGGGCGAATCCGGGCGGGTGGTATCCGGAGCAGCGCATCACGGTGGAGGAGGCGCTGCGCGGGTACACCGTGGACGCCGCGTATGCATCGTACGATGAGGGGAACAAGGGAGCTCTCGCGCGCGGCATGCTCGCGGATTTCGCGCTCATCGACCGGGATTTGACGCGAACGGCGCCCGAAGAGATCGCCGAGGCACGCATCGTGATGACGGTGGTGGGCGGCCGTGTCGTGTACGACGCGCGCTGA
- a CDS encoding Ig-like domain-containing protein, with protein sequence MRIPARSLTALFLAIGLATCSDTPIAGVKQGLGPNTSATFGRIGFAPVFNKTATYVAEHAADFGITYDSLRLVLRGFPDTTVIVKDTVIHFTQASADTSIDLLVPVQTDGQRFDAALQYRGPSGIVYSGHAEVQSYPPGGTPPAGGQQITISYVGPGARVAHISVSPKTVTLLSSQTTSFSVTAVDSNNAAITVPFISWTTSDAGLASISSTGGLTPAGRRGTVTITASTPTGISDNAAATITLPAASISLVSGGGQTGVVGSALPTAATVQVNASDGVGVAGVSVIFSAPAGGSVGTTSAVTDASGRASTTLHLGNAAGPQAFAATAGAFSIGISETATAGAAAAIAAVSGGGQTDTVGHALKSAFVVKVSDQFNNPVSGTTVSWSRTGAGALSAATSTTGSDGTASIRYTLGGTPGSETISASVSGVSSPVSFTATAVSGGPANVAALSGSGQSGRAGEALASPFIVRVTDASGNPVAGTAVAWTAVNGTIATSTTTDATGQTSATLTLGTKTGAASASATAGGKTASFTATVSPGVPAALVWRTQPANGATHVALTPAPQIAITDAFGNLTASAAAVQLTLAGGTSGAVLSGGGATASGGVATFSNLSIDRTGTGYTLVASTPLFTSTSTSTAFNVAQSPAAQLLIVGSPTITYVAGSPPTTLPSIKTADSLGNGVGNVPIHIVSSVNGTVITAVDATTGTDGTISPPASVLPNKAATYSVHVTSSAIPGAAVDLTVVVTAGAAAKLTISVQPPVNATNGVALLPQPVVQLADQFGNPVPAGSAMTIVATSSAGTVSNGTATANATSGAATFSNLSIATSAPNVTLTFSVQGSSTIQSVTSTAIALSAGVASQLVLSTTQTSFTKVAGTSVSNPPTITTVDAGGNPVGNTPVRFTVAFQSTPTVFSADVTLTSNASGVINGSSVTIPDSATTYVVTASLVSAPTVTKVVSVTVTPGVADHLAFTSGSSSTFVGTQSATGQSPATNFSVTVQDAFNNLVADGTSVFWNIGYCATGISLNATTTTTTHGVAISPTIDVTPSTTGSCQIEAGLTAGFIGNGVRQRPLTNRARPANNGAPRRPNTSTASRNITVPGRASMMMNPVTEVEAFAIIAPSGSNVWLGQHSDDYNSALNWNSGSIPTTSTNVFIPAAVQSPSIGAAGGVANSIKLEDGNSNQVQLNGHILAIYDSVDAGGSGITNGTLQLLANHATAIKGTLPTTFVGNSDGNCGDANYSVSGTTSSGQLTVNCTLVIGQYTVSTTGDVHVGTATVGISTTPGVLDMTDSRGVLNVGNATHRASITFAGYDETNLLTFGTINVTGDFTSQTANDCTCTFVASGSHKVKFTGSTAQTVTLGFGQAQFNDVEVANTNGGVSFAHQTEIYRNLTITGSTVTATGANRLIVGGAVTANATANLSGVDSLRVTGATFPIYNNTSAQTGPRLTELTGSPTLTANRTVAGGLRIGTTLDINGFTLTVLDSLDVAGLLDMPSTSISGPKNVVVVGGNAMFEGSSSTAHISAGELDVGGNFTQSSTSPTSFDPSSGFLVKLNGTGAQSVMFNHPGSADSHFDKLEITNTSANGVTFDSDVQVNGALDLDASGMLTIGTSRTLTIGNSGSMRLHKDSKLVVNGNIGPSSLSCQRHDQAGLHPASVTGTNTSLLNGTALLALTIASGVCVDTNLP encoded by the coding sequence ATGCGCATTCCTGCTCGCTCCCTGACGGCTCTGTTTCTGGCGATTGGACTCGCCACGTGCTCGGACACGCCGATCGCGGGCGTGAAACAGGGACTTGGTCCGAACACGAGCGCGACCTTCGGCCGGATCGGATTCGCGCCGGTCTTCAATAAGACGGCGACCTATGTGGCCGAGCATGCGGCGGACTTCGGGATCACGTACGACTCGCTGCGGCTGGTGCTGCGCGGCTTCCCGGATACCACGGTGATCGTGAAGGACACGGTCATCCATTTCACGCAGGCGTCGGCGGACACCTCGATCGACTTGCTGGTGCCGGTGCAGACGGACGGCCAGCGGTTCGACGCTGCGCTTCAGTATCGCGGACCTTCGGGCATCGTCTATAGCGGCCATGCTGAGGTGCAGTCGTATCCGCCGGGAGGAACGCCGCCCGCGGGTGGGCAGCAGATCACCATCAGCTACGTCGGCCCAGGCGCGCGGGTGGCGCACATCTCGGTGTCGCCCAAGACGGTGACGCTGCTGTCGTCGCAGACCACGTCGTTCAGCGTGACCGCGGTCGACTCGAATAACGCGGCGATCACGGTGCCGTTCATTTCATGGACGACGTCGGACGCCGGTCTCGCGAGCATTTCATCGACGGGCGGTCTCACGCCCGCGGGACGGCGCGGCACGGTCACGATCACCGCGTCTACTCCGACGGGCATCAGTGACAACGCCGCGGCGACGATCACGCTGCCCGCCGCATCGATTTCCCTCGTGAGCGGCGGCGGCCAGACGGGCGTCGTCGGCAGCGCATTGCCGACGGCGGCTACCGTTCAGGTGAACGCGAGCGACGGCGTCGGCGTAGCCGGCGTCAGCGTGATCTTCTCGGCGCCCGCGGGTGGAAGCGTTGGAACGACGAGCGCAGTCACGGATGCGAGCGGTCGCGCCTCGACGACGCTGCACCTTGGCAACGCGGCCGGACCGCAAGCCTTCGCGGCGACGGCCGGCGCGTTCAGCATTGGTATTTCGGAGACGGCGACCGCGGGCGCGGCCGCGGCGATCGCCGCGGTCTCGGGCGGTGGGCAGACCGACACTGTGGGCCACGCGCTCAAGAGCGCGTTCGTCGTGAAAGTGAGCGATCAGTTCAACAATCCGGTGTCGGGTACCACGGTGAGCTGGTCGCGCACGGGCGCGGGCGCCCTGAGCGCGGCGACGTCGACGACGGGGTCGGACGGCACGGCGAGCATCAGGTACACGCTGGGCGGCACGCCCGGCAGCGAGACGATTTCCGCGTCGGTATCGGGCGTGAGCTCGCCGGTGTCGTTCACGGCAACGGCGGTATCGGGTGGCCCCGCGAACGTCGCGGCGCTCTCCGGCAGCGGGCAGTCAGGCCGCGCCGGTGAGGCGTTGGCGTCGCCGTTTATCGTGCGCGTCACCGACGCGAGCGGGAATCCCGTCGCGGGCACGGCGGTGGCGTGGACCGCGGTGAATGGCACGATCGCGACGAGCACGACGACGGACGCCACCGGGCAGACTTCAGCGACGCTCACGCTCGGCACGAAGACGGGTGCCGCGTCGGCATCGGCGACCGCAGGTGGAAAGACTGCATCGTTCACCGCAACGGTGAGCCCTGGAGTCCCGGCGGCGCTCGTGTGGCGCACGCAACCCGCGAATGGCGCCACGCACGTCGCGCTGACTCCGGCGCCGCAGATCGCGATCACCGACGCGTTCGGAAATCTCACGGCGTCGGCCGCGGCGGTACAGCTCACGCTGGCGGGTGGCACGAGCGGCGCGGTGCTGAGTGGAGGGGGCGCGACCGCGTCAGGCGGCGTGGCGACGTTTAGCAATTTGTCAATCGATCGCACGGGGACCGGCTACACGCTCGTCGCGAGTACGCCGTTGTTCACGTCAACGTCCACGAGCACGGCGTTCAATGTCGCTCAGTCGCCGGCGGCGCAGCTGCTGATCGTCGGATCGCCGACGATCACCTACGTCGCGGGTTCTCCGCCGACGACGCTGCCGTCGATCAAGACGGCCGACTCGCTCGGCAACGGGGTTGGGAACGTTCCGATTCACATCGTCTCATCGGTCAACGGGACCGTGATCACGGCCGTCGACGCGACCACGGGCACGGACGGCACGATCAGCCCGCCGGCCAGCGTGCTGCCGAATAAGGCGGCGACGTATTCGGTGCACGTCACCAGCAGCGCGATTCCGGGGGCCGCCGTCGATCTCACGGTCGTCGTGACTGCTGGGGCGGCGGCGAAGCTGACGATCTCGGTGCAGCCTCCCGTGAATGCGACGAATGGTGTCGCGCTGTTGCCGCAGCCCGTGGTGCAGCTCGCCGATCAGTTCGGCAATCCTGTGCCGGCCGGCAGCGCGATGACGATCGTCGCGACGTCGAGCGCGGGCACCGTCTCGAATGGCACTGCGACAGCGAACGCGACGTCGGGTGCGGCAACGTTTAGTAATCTGTCAATCGCGACGTCCGCGCCGAACGTGACGTTGACGTTCTCGGTGCAGGGGTCGAGTACGATTCAGTCCGTGACCTCGACCGCCATCGCGCTCAGCGCGGGTGTGGCGTCGCAGCTCGTTCTGAGCACGACGCAAACGAGCTTCACGAAAGTTGCGGGCACTTCGGTTTCAAATCCGCCGACGATCACGACGGTTGACGCCGGCGGCAATCCGGTCGGGAACACGCCGGTTCGTTTCACCGTGGCGTTCCAGTCGACACCGACGGTGTTCAGCGCCGACGTCACGCTGACGAGCAATGCGTCCGGTGTGATCAACGGCAGCAGCGTGACCATACCGGATTCCGCTACTACCTACGTGGTTACCGCCTCGTTGGTGTCCGCGCCAACGGTAACAAAGGTCGTCAGCGTGACAGTCACACCCGGCGTGGCCGATCACCTCGCATTCACGAGTGGATCGTCATCGACGTTCGTCGGAACCCAGTCCGCGACGGGCCAGAGTCCTGCGACGAACTTCAGCGTGACGGTGCAGGACGCGTTCAACAATTTGGTCGCCGACGGGACGTCGGTGTTTTGGAATATCGGCTACTGCGCCACGGGCATCAGCCTGAACGCGACGACGACGACGACGACGCACGGTGTGGCAATTTCGCCGACGATCGACGTGACGCCGAGTACAACCGGATCGTGCCAGATTGAAGCTGGGCTCACTGCGGGCTTCATCGGCAATGGTGTTCGCCAGCGTCCGCTGACGAATCGCGCGAGGCCCGCGAACAACGGCGCACCGCGCCGTCCGAACACCAGCACGGCGAGCCGCAACATCACAGTCCCCGGCCGTGCGTCCATGATGATGAACCCGGTGACGGAGGTCGAAGCCTTTGCCATCATCGCGCCAAGTGGATCGAATGTGTGGTTGGGTCAGCATTCGGACGACTACAACAGTGCGCTGAATTGGAATAGCGGATCTATCCCGACGACATCGACGAACGTCTTCATTCCCGCCGCTGTGCAATCGCCGTCAATCGGCGCAGCCGGCGGTGTGGCAAATTCTATCAAGCTCGAGGACGGAAATAGCAACCAAGTCCAGCTGAACGGCCATATTCTGGCCATCTACGACTCTGTGGACGCTGGTGGCTCGGGTATCACCAACGGAACGCTGCAACTTCTGGCGAACCACGCCACAGCGATCAAGGGCACGCTGCCCACGACATTCGTGGGTAACTCGGATGGCAACTGCGGCGACGCCAATTACTCGGTCAGCGGCACCACGAGCAGCGGCCAGTTGACCGTGAACTGCACGCTCGTCATCGGCCAGTACACGGTGAGTACGACCGGCGACGTCCACGTCGGCACGGCGACGGTCGGCATTTCGACGACGCCCGGCGTGCTTGACATGACCGACTCGCGCGGAGTGCTGAACGTCGGCAACGCGACGCACCGGGCCTCGATCACGTTCGCCGGCTACGACGAGACCAATTTGTTGACCTTCGGCACGATCAACGTGACCGGTGACTTTACATCGCAGACCGCGAACGACTGCACGTGTACCTTCGTCGCCTCGGGCAGCCACAAGGTGAAATTCACAGGCAGCACCGCACAGACAGTGACGCTCGGATTCGGACAAGCACAATTCAACGACGTCGAAGTAGCAAACACCAACGGCGGCGTCTCCTTCGCGCACCAAACTGAGATCTACCGCAACCTCACGATCACCGGATCCACTGTCACCGCAACCGGCGCGAATCGCCTGATCGTCGGCGGCGCAGTCACGGCCAATGCAACCGCGAATCTTTCTGGCGTAGACAGTCTGCGCGTCACTGGCGCGACCTTTCCGATCTACAACAACACGTCGGCGCAGACGGGCCCGAGACTGACGGAGCTGACAGGTTCGCCGACGTTGACCGCGAATCGCACTGTCGCGGGCGGTTTGCGCATCGGCACAACGCTGGACATCAACGGGTTCACGTTGACGGTTCTCGACAGCCTGGACGTCGCCGGGTTGCTCGACATGCCTAGCACGTCGATCAGTGGACCGAAGAACGTCGTCGTCGTCGGCGGCAACGCGATGTTCGAGGGCAGCTCGTCAACAGCTCACATTAGTGCCGGAGAGCTCGACGTTGGCGGAAACTTCACGCAATCGAGCACGTCTCCGACATCGTTCGATCCATCCAGCGGATTCCTCGTGAAGCTGAACGGCACCGGCGCGCAGTCCGTGATGTTCAACCACCCGGGGTCAGCCGATTCACACTTCGACAAGCTCGAGATCACTAACACGTCGGCGAACGGCGTCACGTTCGACTCGGACGTTCAGGTGAACGGCGCGCTCGATCTCGACGCGAGCGGCATGCTGACGATCGGGACGTCGAGAACCTTGACCATCGGCAACAGCGGATCGATGCGGCTGCACAAGGATTCGAAGCTGGTCGTCAACGGCAACATCGGTCCCAGCTCGCTGTCGTGCCAGCGCCATGACCAAGCCGGATTACATCCTGCGTCCGTGACCGGGACGAACACGAGCCTACTCAACGGAACCGCGCTGCTCGCGCTCACTATCGCGAGCGGCGTCTGCGTGGACACCAACTTACCCTAA
- a CDS encoding Ig-like domain-containing protein has translation MRLCLAALGLAVACSGDAPTASHPQPASLLVDAGFAPSANFALTHATELGIAVDSFHLTVRRLSDSTAVIVDTTYSLAVPTADVMDGLTVPVQSNGERFDVRVEYRAGITAYFRGHGVLQSYTRGQTPSPQRIETTYAGPGANVARLASSGTPAGVLASQTLALSVSAFDSSNSAVDLPRLAWTSSDNTIATVSNAGVVTAGARRGAVTITATAASGASVSVPLAVTPPPASLTIVSGGGQSGKVGSTLANPVIVQVNAADGLGVPGVAVTLTAGAGGAVGASSAITVVTDASGRASTTLQLGSTSGPQSFAASAGALTASFAENALAGDAAAIVAAAGGGQSDTVRHTLANPLVARVTDRFGNGVGSVTVNWSRAGSGALGVPSSVTNTDGAASVSYTLGSIAGSDTVSASVAGVSGSASFIVSATTPPTRIVAVSGNAQIGVVNSMLAQPLVVRVTDDAGNLVGGATIRWSSTGGSIEPTTTTDAHGQTSARLMLGTTSGDVTATASLPNGRAVTFVAAANPGPGVAIEWLTQPSSGRAGIALSPAPQVAIVDEFGNLAGSNATVSVSLAGGVSGAVLSGGASQSASGGIATFDGLTINRVGTGYSLRASTSLFGASVESAQFGVTAGSPTQLLLIPPTATSVTVAAGSVVTSPQLEVADAFGNGVAGIPVHFVVTLDGTSTVLLTTDIATDASGFVTLSARMPNVPGVFDVSATSSAVPGALIGVTVTVTP, from the coding sequence ATGCGCCTGTGCCTGGCCGCGTTGGGCCTGGCCGTCGCGTGCAGCGGAGACGCTCCCACCGCGAGTCACCCACAGCCGGCGAGCCTGCTGGTCGACGCCGGGTTCGCCCCGAGCGCCAACTTCGCGCTGACCCACGCCACCGAGCTCGGCATCGCGGTCGATTCGTTCCATTTGACGGTTCGCCGGCTGTCCGATTCGACGGCCGTCATCGTCGACACGACGTATTCCCTCGCCGTACCCACCGCCGACGTCATGGACGGGCTCACGGTCCCGGTGCAGTCCAACGGCGAACGCTTCGACGTTCGCGTGGAGTATCGCGCTGGAATCACCGCGTACTTCCGCGGACACGGCGTGCTGCAGTCCTACACACGCGGCCAGACCCCATCGCCCCAGCGCATCGAAACGACGTACGCCGGCCCCGGAGCCAACGTCGCCCGGCTCGCGAGTAGCGGCACGCCGGCAGGAGTCCTGGCCTCGCAGACGCTCGCATTGAGCGTTTCGGCATTTGATTCCTCTAATAGCGCGGTCGATCTGCCGCGGCTCGCCTGGACGTCGTCCGACAACACGATCGCCACGGTGTCGAACGCCGGCGTCGTGACCGCCGGTGCGCGCCGAGGTGCCGTGACGATCACGGCGACGGCGGCGTCGGGTGCGAGCGTGAGCGTGCCGCTCGCCGTCACGCCGCCTCCGGCGAGCCTTACTATCGTCAGCGGCGGGGGCCAATCCGGCAAGGTAGGCTCCACGCTCGCGAATCCCGTCATCGTGCAGGTGAACGCGGCCGACGGGCTTGGCGTTCCGGGCGTCGCCGTGACGCTCACGGCGGGCGCGGGCGGAGCGGTCGGTGCGAGCAGCGCCATCACCGTCGTCACCGACGCTTCGGGTCGCGCGTCGACGACGCTTCAACTCGGCTCAACCTCCGGCCCGCAATCATTCGCGGCATCGGCCGGCGCGCTCACCGCATCGTTCGCCGAGAATGCGCTTGCCGGTGATGCGGCGGCGATCGTGGCGGCGGCGGGCGGCGGCCAGAGTGACACGGTCCGCCACACGCTGGCCAATCCGCTTGTCGCGCGAGTCACGGATCGGTTCGGCAACGGCGTTGGCAGCGTCACCGTCAATTGGTCTCGAGCTGGATCGGGCGCGCTCGGCGTACCGTCTTCGGTCACGAACACCGACGGCGCGGCGAGTGTGTCGTACACGCTTGGCAGCATCGCCGGCAGTGACACGGTCAGCGCATCGGTCGCCGGCGTAAGCGGCAGTGCCTCGTTCATAGTGTCGGCCACGACGCCGCCAACGCGCATCGTCGCTGTCTCGGGCAACGCACAGATTGGTGTCGTGAACTCCATGCTTGCGCAACCGCTCGTCGTTCGCGTGACCGACGACGCCGGCAACCTCGTCGGCGGCGCGACCATTCGCTGGTCTTCCACCGGCGGTTCCATCGAGCCGACAACGACGACCGACGCGCACGGTCAAACCTCGGCGCGGTTGATGTTGGGTACGACGTCGGGCGACGTGACGGCAACGGCGAGTCTTCCGAACGGCCGCGCAGTAACGTTCGTCGCGGCGGCCAATCCGGGGCCTGGTGTCGCGATCGAGTGGCTCACCCAACCGAGCTCGGGTCGTGCGGGTATCGCACTTTCTCCGGCGCCTCAGGTGGCGATCGTCGACGAGTTCGGAAATCTCGCCGGTTCGAATGCGACGGTCTCGGTGTCGCTCGCCGGCGGAGTTTCGGGGGCAGTGCTGAGCGGCGGCGCGAGTCAAAGTGCGAGCGGCGGCATAGCGACGTTCGACGGACTGACGATCAATCGCGTTGGGACCGGCTATTCGCTGCGCGCCAGCACGTCGCTGTTCGGTGCGAGCGTTGAAAGCGCGCAGTTCGGGGTCACGGCCGGAAGCCCGACTCAACTTCTGTTGATTCCTCCGACGGCGACGTCGGTTACCGTCGCGGCGGGCAGCGTGGTGACGTCGCCGCAGCTCGAGGTGGCCGATGCGTTCGGCAATGGTGTGGCCGGAATTCCGGTGCACTTCGTGGTGACGCTCGATGGAACGTCCACGGTGCTCCTGACGACGGATATCGCCACCGACGCGAGCGGTTTCGTGACGCTCAGCGCGCGGATGCCGAACGTGCCCGGCGTGTTCGATGTGAGCGCAACCAGCAGTGCGGTTCCCGGGGCGCTGATTGGCGTGACTGTAACGGTCACGCCATGA
- a CDS encoding dehydrogenase E1 component subunit alpha/beta gives MATSTRAERKTTAGLTRDQLVGAYKTMLLSRRLDDKEIQLKRQNKIFFQISSAGHEAIMTAAGFVLRPSYDWYYLYYRDRALCLQLGMTGEEMLLSAVGAVNDPNSGGRQMPSHWGHKKLNIVSTSSPTGTQFLQAVGSAEAIVRAKQLGITEGFEKDEVVLCTTGDGTTSEGEFWESLNNACNLKVPIVYIVEDNGYAISVPVEVNTAGGSISKLVKSFPGLYVEEVDGCDLIASYEAMQRAVDYARKRKGPALVHAHVIRPYSHSLSDDEVMYKPAEEREAEAGRDPVTQFPKWLVAEGHATDADIARIQEEVEAEVLAATDAALAAQQPGADTILTDLYSPDVDPTSEQFDTEDDPQFSGNETTMVDLLNACMKDELRRNEKILMFGEDVADVSREQHLGKVKGKGGVFKVTWGLQKEFGSTRVFNSPLAEATIVGRAIGLAVRGFKPVVEVQFFDYIWPAYMQIRDELATMRWRSNGDYASPVVIRVTYGGYIRGAIYHSQTGASLFTHCPGLRVICPATALDANGLLRTAIRCEDPVIFLEHKHLYRQTYNKAAYPGPNFMIPFGKAKIVREGTDVTIVTYGATVQRAFAAANQLADEGISAEVIDLRSLSPWDQDAVYESVKKTSRAIVLYEDSISWGYGAEIAARIADDCFAWLDAPVKRIASADTWVGYAPQLEDAILPQIDDVKRACQEIVRF, from the coding sequence ATGGCTACCTCGACCCGCGCCGAGCGGAAGACGACCGCCGGCCTGACCCGCGACCAGCTCGTGGGCGCGTACAAGACCATGCTCCTGTCGCGCCGCTTGGACGACAAGGAGATCCAGCTCAAGCGCCAGAACAAGATCTTCTTCCAGATCTCGAGCGCGGGGCATGAAGCGATCATGACGGCCGCGGGGTTCGTGCTGCGGCCGTCGTACGACTGGTACTACCTCTACTACCGCGACCGCGCGCTCTGCCTGCAGCTCGGCATGACCGGCGAGGAGATGCTGCTCTCGGCCGTTGGCGCGGTGAACGATCCCAACTCCGGCGGCCGCCAGATGCCGAGCCACTGGGGCCACAAAAAACTCAACATCGTCTCGACGTCGTCGCCGACGGGAACGCAGTTCCTGCAGGCGGTCGGCAGCGCCGAAGCGATCGTGCGCGCCAAGCAGCTCGGCATCACCGAAGGCTTCGAGAAAGACGAAGTCGTGCTCTGCACCACCGGCGACGGCACGACGAGCGAGGGTGAGTTCTGGGAGTCGCTGAACAACGCGTGCAACCTGAAAGTGCCGATCGTCTACATCGTCGAGGACAACGGCTACGCCATCTCGGTGCCGGTCGAGGTGAACACGGCGGGCGGCAGCATCTCCAAGCTCGTGAAGTCGTTCCCCGGGCTGTACGTGGAAGAAGTCGACGGCTGCGATCTCATCGCGAGCTACGAGGCCATGCAGCGCGCCGTCGACTACGCGCGCAAGCGGAAGGGCCCGGCGCTGGTGCACGCGCACGTCATTCGCCCGTACTCGCACTCGCTGTCCGACGACGAAGTGATGTACAAGCCGGCCGAGGAGCGCGAGGCCGAAGCGGGCCGCGATCCGGTGACGCAGTTCCCCAAGTGGCTCGTCGCCGAGGGGCACGCGACCGATGCGGACATCGCGCGCATTCAGGAAGAAGTCGAGGCCGAAGTGCTCGCCGCGACCGACGCCGCGCTTGCCGCCCAACAGCCTGGGGCGGACACGATCCTCACGGATCTCTACTCGCCCGACGTCGATCCGACGAGCGAGCAGTTCGACACCGAGGACGATCCCCAGTTCTCGGGCAACGAGACGACGATGGTGGATCTGCTCAACGCCTGCATGAAGGACGAGCTGCGGCGCAATGAGAAAATACTCATGTTCGGCGAGGACGTCGCCGACGTCTCGCGCGAGCAGCACCTGGGCAAGGTCAAGGGCAAAGGCGGCGTGTTCAAGGTGACGTGGGGGCTGCAGAAGGAATTCGGCAGCACGCGCGTGTTCAACTCGCCGCTGGCCGAAGCGACGATCGTCGGGCGCGCGATCGGCCTGGCCGTGCGCGGATTCAAGCCCGTCGTCGAAGTCCAGTTCTTCGACTACATCTGGCCGGCGTACATGCAGATCCGCGACGAGCTCGCGACCATGCGCTGGCGATCCAACGGCGACTACGCCTCTCCCGTGGTCATTCGCGTCACCTACGGCGGCTACATCCGCGGCGCGATCTACCACTCGCAGACGGGCGCTTCACTGTTTACTCATTGCCCCGGCCTGCGCGTGATCTGTCCCGCGACGGCGCTCGACGCGAACGGCCTGCTGCGCACGGCCATTCGCTGCGAGGATCCCGTGATCTTCCTCGAGCACAAGCACCTGTATCGCCAGACCTACAACAAGGCGGCGTATCCGGGTCCGAACTTCATGATTCCGTTCGGCAAGGCGAAGATCGTTCGCGAAGGCACGGACGTGACGATCGTGACGTACGGCGCCACGGTGCAGCGCGCGTTTGCCGCGGCGAATCAGCTGGCGGACGAGGGAATTTCCGCCGAAGTGATCGACCTGCGCTCGCTGTCGCCGTGGGATCAGGACGCGGTGTATGAGTCGGTGAAGAAGACCAGCCGCGCGATCGTGCTGTACGAAGATTCGATCTCGTGGGGCTATGGCGCCGAAATCGCGGCGCGCATCGCGGACGACTGTTTCGCGTGGCTGGATGCGCCGGTGAAGCGGATCGCGTCCGCCGACACGTGGGTGGGATATGCGCCCCAGCTCGAGGACGCGATCCTTCCGCAAATCGACGACGTCAAGCGAGCTTGTCAGGAAATAGTCCGTTTCTAG